One Thauera sp. K11 DNA window includes the following coding sequences:
- a CDS encoding MlaE family ABC transporter permease yields the protein MGGPRPDSGPAVLVDTGGEARLSGDWTLRALSAVLPRLRRELAAASAAARWDFGAVERLDSFGAILLWHAWGRKWPETAGLAQAQRRVVERVAASAGRLLPGSVRFGPVDAIVLLGGALLDFRDHALGFVALFGRILLDLFHLARHPREWPLLEVSANMHKVGVKAMPVTALVGFLIGVVLSYLSALQLKIFGADIFIVNILGLGVIRELGPVLVSVLVAGRSGSAMTAQLGVMRVTEEIDALAAMGISRTLRLVLPKVLALTLAMPLLVLWTSAVALFGGWVSAWVELDLSLGFFVETLPAVVPIANLYIGLAKGAVFGFLIALIACHFGLRVRPNTESLSMNTTASVVSAITMVILADAVFAIATRSIGVPA from the coding sequence ATGGGCGGACCCCGCCCGGACTCCGGGCCTGCCGTCCTCGTCGATACGGGCGGGGAGGCGCGGCTGTCGGGGGACTGGACCTTGCGTGCCCTGTCCGCCGTCCTGCCCCGGCTCCGCCGCGAACTGGCGGCGGCATCCGCCGCGGCGCGGTGGGATTTCGGTGCGGTCGAGCGCCTGGACAGCTTCGGCGCCATCCTGCTGTGGCATGCCTGGGGCCGCAAGTGGCCGGAGACGGCCGGGCTGGCGCAGGCGCAGCGGCGGGTGGTGGAGCGCGTGGCCGCCAGCGCCGGACGGCTGCTCCCGGGGAGCGTGCGTTTCGGCCCCGTCGATGCGATCGTCCTGCTGGGCGGCGCGCTGCTGGATTTTCGCGACCACGCCCTCGGTTTCGTCGCGCTGTTCGGCCGGATCCTTCTCGATCTGTTTCATCTCGCCCGCCACCCGCGCGAATGGCCGCTGCTCGAAGTGTCGGCCAACATGCACAAGGTGGGGGTGAAGGCGATGCCGGTGACGGCGCTGGTCGGCTTCCTGATCGGCGTCGTGCTGTCCTACCTGTCGGCCCTGCAGTTGAAGATCTTCGGTGCCGACATCTTCATCGTGAACATCCTCGGCCTGGGCGTCATCCGCGAACTGGGGCCGGTGCTGGTGTCGGTGCTGGTCGCGGGCCGCTCGGGTTCCGCGATGACCGCGCAACTGGGCGTGATGCGGGTGACCGAGGAGATCGACGCGCTGGCGGCGATGGGCATCTCGCGCACGCTGCGGCTGGTGCTGCCCAAGGTGCTGGCGCTGACGCTCGCGATGCCGCTGCTCGTGCTATGGACGTCGGCGGTGGCGCTGTTCGGCGGCTGGGTGTCGGCCTGGGTGGAACTGGACCTGTCGCTGGGCTTCTTCGTCGAGACGCTGCCCGCGGTGGTGCCCATCGCCAACCTCTACATCGGCCTGGCCAAGGGCGCCGTGTTCGGTTTCCTGATCGCGCTGATCGCCTGCCATTTCGGCCTGCGCGTACGCCCCAACACCGAAAGCCTGTCGATGAACACGACCGCATCGGTGGTGTCGGCGATCACGATGGTGATCCTGGCAGACGCGGTGTTCGCCATCGCCACGCGCTCCATCGGGGTGCCGGCGTGA
- the ppk1 gene encoding polyphosphate kinase 1 — MRPQIEPAKYPPEHFINRELSLLQFQRRVLAQAADPSVPLLERLRFICIVSSNLDEFFEIRVSGIKEQIRIGNRKSGIDGISPADLLRRVSDEVHKIISEQYALLNEDILPALEQEGVTFLRRSLWTEAQRDWIREYFLREVMPVLTPIGLDPAHPFPRVLNKSLNFAVELDGLDAFGRDSGAAIVQAPRALPRVIRLPGEICEQEYTFVFLSSVLHAHVGELFAGMQVLGCYQFRVTRNSDLFVDEEEVKDLRTTLKGELQQRHFGDAVRLEVADNCSEDMADFLVQHFHLERGDLYRTPGIVNLVRLMQVPDWVDRPELKYQPFTPGTSRGLDKRQEIFDAVRRQDILLHHPFQSFAPVIDLLRTAADDPQVLAIKMTVYRTGTDSVLMEHLVRAAQKGKEVTVVLELMARFDEEANITWANRLEEVGAHVVYGVFGYKTHAKLLMVVRREENGLRHYTHLGTGNYHPRTTRLYTDFGLLTCNPEIGEDVATIFKQLTGLGQATELSHLWQAPFTLQPKVVAAIRREAGIAREGRKARVIAKMNALLEPETIEALYDASQAGVDIDLIVRGPCALRPGVPGLSDNIRVRSVIGRFLEHHRIFYFRADGDEQVFLSSADWMDRNFFRRIEIAFPILDARIKRRIIREGLRPYIADNSQAWEMLPNGCYRRKTPRGARRAAQLGLLQELAAGT, encoded by the coding sequence ATGCGCCCGCAGATCGAACCCGCGAAGTACCCTCCCGAGCATTTCATCAACCGCGAACTGTCCCTGCTGCAGTTCCAGCGCCGGGTGCTCGCGCAGGCGGCGGACCCTTCGGTACCGCTGCTCGAGCGGCTGCGGTTCATCTGCATCGTTTCCAGCAACCTCGACGAGTTCTTCGAGATCCGCGTGTCGGGCATCAAGGAGCAGATCCGCATCGGCAACCGCAAGAGCGGCATCGACGGCATCTCGCCGGCCGACCTGCTGCGGCGCGTCAGCGACGAGGTGCACAAGATCATTTCCGAGCAGTACGCGCTGCTCAACGAGGACATCCTCCCCGCCCTGGAGCAGGAAGGCGTCACCTTCCTGCGCCGCAGCCTGTGGACCGAAGCCCAGCGCGACTGGATTCGCGAGTATTTCCTGCGCGAAGTCATGCCGGTGCTGACGCCGATCGGCCTCGATCCGGCGCACCCCTTCCCGCGGGTGCTCAACAAGAGCCTGAACTTCGCGGTGGAACTCGACGGCCTGGACGCCTTCGGCCGCGATTCCGGCGCCGCCATCGTGCAGGCGCCGCGCGCGCTGCCGCGGGTGATCCGCCTGCCGGGCGAGATCTGCGAGCAGGAATACACCTTCGTCTTCCTGTCCTCGGTGCTGCATGCCCACGTCGGCGAACTGTTCGCCGGCATGCAGGTGCTGGGCTGCTACCAGTTCCGCGTGACGCGCAATTCCGACCTGTTCGTGGACGAGGAGGAAGTCAAGGACCTGCGCACCACGCTGAAGGGCGAACTGCAGCAGCGCCACTTCGGCGACGCGGTGCGGCTGGAGGTGGCGGACAACTGCTCCGAGGACATGGCCGACTTCCTCGTGCAGCATTTCCACCTCGAGCGCGGAGACCTCTACCGCACGCCGGGCATCGTCAACCTGGTGCGGCTGATGCAGGTGCCGGACTGGGTGGACCGCCCCGAGCTCAAGTACCAGCCCTTCACCCCGGGCACCTCCAGGGGGCTGGACAAGCGGCAGGAGATCTTCGACGCGGTCCGCAGGCAGGACATCCTGCTGCACCACCCGTTCCAGAGCTTCGCCCCGGTCATCGACCTGCTGCGCACCGCCGCCGACGACCCGCAAGTGCTGGCCATCAAGATGACCGTCTATCGCACCGGCACCGACTCCGTCCTCATGGAACATCTGGTGCGGGCGGCGCAGAAGGGCAAGGAAGTCACCGTCGTACTCGAGCTGATGGCGCGCTTCGACGAGGAGGCCAACATCACCTGGGCGAACCGGCTGGAGGAAGTCGGCGCCCACGTCGTCTACGGCGTCTTCGGCTACAAGACGCACGCCAAGCTGCTGATGGTGGTGCGGCGCGAGGAGAACGGCCTGCGCCACTACACCCACCTGGGCACCGGCAACTACCATCCGCGCACGACCCGCCTGTACACCGACTTTGGCCTGCTCACCTGCAATCCGGAGATCGGCGAGGACGTGGCCACCATCTTCAAGCAGCTCACCGGGCTGGGCCAGGCGACCGAACTGAGCCACCTGTGGCAGGCCCCGTTCACGCTGCAGCCCAAGGTGGTGGCCGCCATCCGGCGCGAGGCCGGGATCGCGCGCGAAGGCCGCAAGGCGCGGGTGATCGCAAAGATGAACGCGCTGCTCGAACCCGAGACCATCGAGGCCCTCTACGACGCCTCGCAGGCCGGCGTCGACATCGACCTGATCGTGCGCGGCCCCTGCGCCCTGCGCCCCGGCGTCCCCGGCCTGTCCGACAACATCCGCGTGCGCTCGGTGATCGGCCGCTTCCTCGAGCACCACCGCATCTTCTACTTCCGCGCCGACGGCGACGAGCAGGTCTTTCTGTCGAGCGCCGACTGGATGGACCGCAACTTCTTCCGCCGCATCGAGATCGCCTTTCCCATCCTCGACGCCCGCATCAAGCGCCGCATCATCCGCGAAGGTCTGCGCCCCTACATCGCCGACAACTCGCAAGCCTGGGAAATGCTGCCGAACGGCTGCTACCGCCGCAAGACGCCGCGCGGCGCACGGCGCGCGGCGCAGCTCGGCCTGCTGCAGGAACTGGCCGCCGGCACCTGA
- a CDS encoding ABC transporter ATP-binding protein — MSAVPVVSLRGIVTRFGSNVVHDGLSMDIEAGEIVALVGGSGSGKTALLRHIIGLTQPAGGTVRLFGEGLREGSVHDRIARQRRFGVLFQQGALFSAFDVGENIAFPLKELGVATEGELRDLVALKLAMVEMEPEHAALMPAELSGGMVKRVALARALALEPELLLLDEPTAGLDPDRSAAFVRLIRSLHRELGLTVVLVTHDVDTLAALATRVAVLAERRIVSFAPLEETLKNDHPFIQRFFLGEHGRSALARRDGNH, encoded by the coding sequence GTGAGCGCAGTGCCGGTCGTGTCGCTGCGCGGCATCGTCACCCGTTTCGGCAGCAACGTCGTGCACGACGGGCTGAGCATGGACATCGAGGCGGGCGAGATCGTCGCCCTGGTGGGCGGTTCCGGCAGCGGCAAGACGGCCCTGCTGCGCCACATCATCGGCCTCACGCAGCCGGCGGGCGGCACGGTGCGGCTCTTCGGCGAAGGGCTGCGCGAGGGCTCCGTCCATGATCGCATCGCACGCCAGCGCCGTTTCGGCGTACTGTTCCAGCAAGGTGCGCTGTTCTCCGCGTTCGACGTGGGCGAGAACATCGCCTTTCCGCTCAAGGAACTCGGCGTGGCCACCGAGGGCGAACTGCGCGATCTGGTGGCGCTCAAGCTCGCGATGGTGGAGATGGAACCCGAGCATGCCGCGCTGATGCCGGCCGAACTGTCGGGCGGCATGGTCAAGCGCGTGGCACTGGCGCGGGCGCTGGCCCTGGAGCCCGAACTCCTGCTGCTCGACGAGCCGACGGCCGGGCTGGACCCCGACCGCAGCGCCGCCTTCGTGCGGCTGATCCGCTCGCTGCATCGGGAACTGGGGTTGACCGTGGTGCTGGTGACGCACGACGTGGATACGCTGGCCGCGCTGGCGACCAGGGTCGCGGTGCTGGCCGAGCGCCGCATCGTCAGTTTCGCGCCGCTGGAGGAGACGCTGAAGAACGATCATCCGTTCATCCAGCGCTTTTTCCTCGGCGAGCACGGGCGCAGCGCGCTGGCCCGCCGGGACGGAAATCATTGA
- a CDS encoding RelA/SpoT family protein — MVSVTHAISQGDAAPPIELLSEGLSDAEGRLVEDALDFAAGLYAGKMLGTGESTWTHALGSALIISSLKLDAETRIAALLFAACAYRDDALEAIASRFGEGTAHLVDGLNRLNGLRVVTRMTAIAAAPEIRAQTEVLRKMLLAMVEDIRVVLVRLASRTQTLRYYTDVRDDARIDVARESLDIYAPLANRLGVWQLKWELEDLSFRFIEPETYKRIAKMLDERRVERQEFIENAIARLRGEIEAVGIGAEIYGRPKHIYSIYNKMRAKRLDFSQLYDIRALRVLVDEVKDCYTVLGIVHQIWQPITKEFDDYITKPKGNDYQSLHTAVLAGDGRALEVQIRTHDMHKHAELGVAAHWRYKEGGHKGGDYDEKIALLRSLLSWRDEVADSAHWLEQYRRASLDDTLYVLTPQGKVIDLPRGATPVDFAYRLHTSLGHRCRGAKVDGHLVPLNTRLENGQTVEITAPKEGGPSRDWLDVRQGYVATSRARTKIKQYFAQIDEEELLARGRSFVTREMQRDGHAQANIDGLAERMGFKNAEALFLAAGRGEVGPRSVQVALREGSAPAEPEAEPEIVVGRSRSGDNSDKILIAGVGKLMTSLSRCCKPAPPDAIEGFVTRGRGISIHRVDCHDFQQLALRHPERVIQAEWGDRAFDSKQALYQVDIAVEAADRQGLLRDISEVLSREKLNVIAVNTLTKRGTAYMRFTMEVGGVQQMQRAITLIREVPGVIDVQRK; from the coding sequence ATGGTTTCCGTCACGCACGCAATCTCCCAGGGCGATGCCGCCCCGCCCATCGAACTGCTGTCAGAAGGCTTGTCGGATGCCGAGGGCAGGCTGGTCGAAGATGCACTCGATTTCGCCGCCGGACTGTATGCCGGCAAGATGCTGGGGACCGGCGAATCCACGTGGACGCACGCCCTCGGCTCCGCGCTGATCATCTCCTCGCTGAAGCTCGATGCCGAGACCCGGATCGCCGCCCTGCTGTTTGCGGCGTGCGCGTACCGGGACGATGCGCTGGAGGCGATCGCCTCCCGTTTCGGCGAGGGGACCGCGCACCTGGTCGATGGCCTGAACCGCCTCAACGGCCTGCGCGTGGTCACCCGCATGACGGCGATCGCCGCCGCGCCGGAGATCCGCGCGCAGACCGAGGTGCTGCGCAAGATGCTGCTGGCGATGGTGGAGGACATCCGCGTGGTGCTGGTGCGGCTGGCCTCGCGCACGCAGACGCTGCGCTACTACACCGACGTCAGGGACGATGCGCGCATCGACGTGGCGCGCGAGAGCCTGGACATCTACGCGCCGCTCGCCAACCGGCTCGGCGTGTGGCAGTTGAAGTGGGAACTGGAGGACCTGTCCTTCCGCTTCATCGAGCCCGAGACCTACAAGCGCATCGCGAAGATGCTCGACGAGCGCCGCGTGGAGCGCCAGGAGTTCATCGAGAACGCGATCGCGCGGCTGCGCGGGGAAATCGAGGCGGTCGGCATCGGGGCCGAGATCTACGGCCGGCCCAAGCACATCTACAGCATCTACAACAAGATGCGCGCCAAGCGGCTGGACTTCTCCCAGCTCTATGACATCCGCGCGCTGCGCGTGCTGGTCGACGAGGTCAAGGACTGCTACACGGTGCTCGGCATCGTGCATCAGATCTGGCAGCCGATCACCAAGGAATTCGACGACTACATCACCAAGCCCAAGGGCAACGACTACCAGTCGCTGCACACCGCGGTGCTGGCCGGCGACGGCCGCGCGCTGGAGGTGCAGATCCGCACCCACGACATGCACAAGCATGCCGAACTCGGCGTCGCGGCGCACTGGCGCTACAAGGAGGGCGGCCACAAGGGCGGCGACTACGACGAGAAGATCGCCCTGCTGCGCAGCCTCTTGTCGTGGCGCGACGAGGTGGCCGATTCCGCCCACTGGCTGGAGCAGTACCGCCGCGCTTCGCTCGACGACACGCTGTACGTGCTGACGCCGCAGGGCAAGGTCATCGACCTGCCGCGCGGCGCCACCCCGGTGGATTTCGCCTACCGCCTGCACACCAGCCTCGGCCACCGCTGCCGCGGCGCGAAGGTGGACGGCCACCTGGTGCCGCTCAACACCCGCCTCGAGAACGGCCAGACGGTCGAGATCACCGCGCCGAAGGAAGGCGGCCCGTCGCGCGACTGGCTGGACGTGCGCCAGGGCTACGTCGCCACGTCGCGTGCGCGCACCAAGATCAAGCAGTACTTCGCCCAGATCGATGAAGAAGAACTGCTCGCCCGCGGGCGCAGCTTCGTCACCAGGGAGATGCAGCGCGACGGCCATGCGCAGGCCAACATCGACGGCCTGGCCGAGCGCATGGGCTTCAAGAATGCCGAGGCGCTGTTCCTGGCGGCGGGGCGCGGCGAGGTCGGGCCGCGCTCGGTGCAGGTCGCGCTGCGCGAGGGGAGCGCGCCCGCCGAGCCCGAGGCCGAACCGGAGATCGTCGTCGGCCGCAGCCGCTCGGGCGACAATTCCGACAAGATCCTCATCGCCGGCGTCGGCAAGCTGATGACGTCGCTGTCGCGCTGCTGCAAGCCGGCCCCGCCCGATGCGATCGAGGGCTTCGTCACCCGCGGCCGCGGCATCTCCATCCATCGCGTGGACTGCCACGACTTCCAGCAGCTTGCGCTGCGCCATCCCGAGCGCGTGATACAGGCCGAATGGGGCGACCGCGCCTTCGACAGCAAGCAGGCGCTGTACCAGGTCGACATCGCCGTCGAGGCCGCCGACCGCCAGGGCCTGCTGCGCGACATCTCGGAAGTGCTGTCACGCGAGAAGCTCAACGTCATCGCGGTCAACACGCTCACCAAGCGCGGCACGGCCTACATGCGCTTCACGATGGAAGTCGGCGGCGTGCAGCAGATGCAGCGCGCGATCACGCTGATCCGCGAGGTGCCGGGGGTGATCGACGTGCAGCGGAAGTAG
- a CDS encoding host attachment protein, translated as MAITWILVANASLAKLYANLGPNKGLQLVKELIHPESRQKNSDLVSDRPGSMGANGTGGGTMRPQTEPKQHEAKVFAQEIAQALYQGRASNAFKRAILVAPPSFMGVLNGVIDGPTAQLISDRFEKDYTKTPEPELSERLASAIYL; from the coding sequence ATGGCCATTACCTGGATTCTGGTTGCCAACGCCAGCCTGGCGAAGCTCTACGCGAACCTGGGCCCGAACAAGGGCCTGCAGCTGGTCAAGGAACTGATCCATCCGGAAAGCCGGCAGAAGAATTCCGATCTCGTCAGCGACCGCCCCGGCAGCATGGGGGCCAACGGAACAGGCGGCGGCACGATGAGGCCGCAAACGGAGCCCAAGCAGCACGAAGCAAAGGTATTTGCCCAGGAGATCGCCCAGGCGCTGTATCAGGGGCGCGCCTCGAACGCGTTCAAGCGCGCCATCCTCGTCGCCCCGCCCTCGTTCATGGGCGTCCTCAACGGCGTGATCGACGGGCCCACCGCCCAATTGATCAGCGACCGTTTCGAGAAGGACTACACGAAGACGCCGGAACCCGAGCTGAGCGAACGGCTCGCCTCGGCGATCTATCTCTGA
- the ispD gene encoding 2-C-methyl-D-erythritol 4-phosphate cytidylyltransferase codes for MQTFHPRHFAIVPAAGSGSRMGASRPKQYLPLLGRPLIHHALSVLCEAPDIDRVFVVLSIDDTEWARHDWRGLGGKLVPLFCGGATRADSVLGGLRAIAGEASPSDWVLVHDAARPCLAPWHVDKLIRELAGDEVGGLLAVPVADTLKRADAQRHVAATVPRDSLWQAQTPQMFRYVMLRRALEGASAVTDESSAIEAAGLRPRLVQGDATNLKVTYPLDLHLAEWILTNREGIGA; via the coding sequence ATGCAGACTTTCCATCCTCGCCATTTCGCCATCGTGCCGGCGGCGGGCAGCGGTTCGCGCATGGGTGCGAGCCGGCCCAAGCAGTACCTGCCGCTGCTCGGCAGGCCGCTCATCCATCATGCGCTGTCGGTACTGTGCGAGGCGCCGGACATCGATCGCGTGTTCGTGGTGCTGTCGATAGACGACACCGAATGGGCGCGCCACGACTGGCGCGGGCTCGGCGGCAAGCTGGTGCCGCTCTTCTGCGGCGGCGCGACGCGTGCGGACAGCGTGCTCGGCGGCCTGCGGGCGATCGCCGGCGAGGCGTCGCCGTCCGACTGGGTGCTGGTGCACGATGCGGCGCGTCCGTGCCTGGCGCCGTGGCACGTCGACAAGCTGATCCGCGAACTGGCGGGCGACGAGGTGGGCGGCCTGCTGGCCGTGCCGGTGGCCGACACCCTGAAGCGCGCCGACGCCCAGCGCCACGTGGCGGCCACCGTGCCGCGCGACAGCCTGTGGCAGGCGCAGACGCCGCAGATGTTCCGCTACGTGATGCTGCGCCGCGCGCTGGAAGGCGCCAGCGCCGTCACCGACGAGTCCAGCGCCATCGAGGCGGCTGGTCTGCGCCCGCGCCTGGTGCAGGGCGATGCGACCAATCTGAAGGTCACCTATCCGCTCGACCTGCACCTGGCCGAGTGGATACTCACGAACAGGGAGGGCATCGGGGCATGA
- the thpR gene encoding RNA 2',3'-cyclic phosphodiesterase gives MTERQRVFFALWPDAAVAAALYGAARRIHAQTGGRLMRRDGLHLTLAFLGEQPAGRVEALRRLAASMTGEAFELLLSHAGAWQRGRIVWSGPGAAPPALAALAEGLAGALRAQGFEVERRPFAAHVTLVRNALAPPPPEVEPPVRWLVGEFALVRSHVGTDGARYEVIGRWPLPAPDGDAAG, from the coding sequence ATGACGGAACGGCAGCGCGTGTTTTTCGCGCTGTGGCCGGATGCCGCGGTCGCGGCCGCGCTGTACGGCGCGGCACGCCGCATCCACGCGCAGACGGGCGGCCGCCTGATGCGCCGCGACGGCCTGCACCTGACGCTCGCCTTCCTCGGCGAACAGCCCGCCGGGCGGGTGGAGGCGCTGCGGCGGCTGGCGGCGTCGATGACGGGCGAGGCGTTCGAGCTGCTGCTGTCGCATGCCGGCGCCTGGCAGCGGGGGCGCATCGTCTGGAGCGGGCCCGGGGCCGCGCCGCCGGCGCTGGCCGCGCTGGCCGAAGGGCTCGCCGGGGCACTGCGTGCGCAGGGTTTCGAGGTCGAGCGGCGGCCGTTCGCCGCGCACGTCACGCTGGTACGCAATGCCCTCGCGCCACCGCCGCCGGAGGTCGAGCCGCCCGTCCGCTGGCTGGTGGGCGAATTCGCGCTGGTGCGCTCGCATGTGGGGACGGACGGTGCGCGCTACGAGGTCATCGGCCGCTGGCCGTTGCCCGCGCCGGACGGCGATGCGGCAGGGTGA
- a CDS encoding M90 family metallopeptidase has translation MFHKLRQWLGLGRPPAAVPDALWRRVESSLPFLAFLGDAERTRLRELARGFLAGKEFHGAQGLHLTDEMLLAIALQACLPILHKGLDAYRSWVGVIVYPGDFVIPRHEMDDDGVVHEYDDEVLGEAWEGGPVVLSWLPGPALPDGVNVVIHEFAHKLDMENGGADGFPRLPAQMSRAAWAQAFSSAYEDFCEDVDAGRETVLDPYAAESPGEFFAVASESFFETPGLLERIYPAVYAQLAAFYGTDPAAGERRLAARASPPAHAPRGR, from the coding sequence ATGTTCCACAAGCTTCGCCAGTGGCTGGGCCTGGGCCGCCCGCCCGCCGCCGTCCCGGACGCCCTGTGGCGCAGGGTCGAATCGTCCCTGCCCTTCCTCGCCTTTCTCGGCGACGCCGAGCGCACGCGCCTGCGCGAGCTGGCGCGGGGCTTCCTCGCCGGCAAGGAATTCCATGGCGCGCAGGGGCTGCATCTCACCGACGAGATGCTGCTCGCGATCGCGCTGCAGGCCTGCCTGCCTATCCTGCACAAGGGGCTCGACGCCTACCGGAGCTGGGTGGGGGTGATCGTGTATCCGGGCGATTTCGTCATCCCGCGCCACGAAATGGACGATGACGGCGTGGTGCACGAATACGACGACGAGGTGTTGGGCGAAGCCTGGGAAGGCGGGCCGGTGGTGCTGTCGTGGCTGCCCGGGCCCGCGTTGCCCGATGGCGTGAACGTGGTGATCCACGAATTCGCGCACAAGCTGGACATGGAGAACGGCGGCGCCGACGGCTTTCCGCGGCTGCCGGCGCAGATGTCCCGCGCCGCCTGGGCGCAAGCCTTCTCGTCGGCCTACGAGGACTTCTGCGAGGACGTAGATGCGGGACGCGAGACCGTGCTCGACCCCTACGCGGCGGAAAGCCCGGGCGAGTTCTTCGCCGTCGCCTCCGAATCCTTCTTCGAAACGCCGGGTCTGCTGGAGCGAATCTACCCGGCGGTGTATGCGCAGCTCGCCGCCTTCTACGGCACCGACCCGGCCGCGGGCGAACGCCGGCTGGCGGCGCGGGCATCGCCGCCGGCGCACGCCCCGCGGGGCCGCTGA
- the ispF gene encoding 2-C-methyl-D-erythritol 2,4-cyclodiphosphate synthase gives MNVPFRIGQGFDVHALVAGRPLIIGGVAIPHERGLLGHSDADVLLHALTDALLGAAGMGDIGRLFPDTDQKLAGADSRVLLREAWARVRGQGWKVVNIDATVICKAPRILPHAPAMAANIAADLGMDAGAVNIKGKTTEKLGFTGRGEGIAAQVVALLARA, from the coding sequence ATGAACGTGCCGTTTCGCATCGGACAGGGGTTCGACGTCCACGCGCTGGTCGCCGGCCGGCCGCTGATCATCGGCGGCGTGGCGATTCCCCACGAACGCGGCCTGCTCGGCCACTCGGACGCCGACGTGCTGCTGCATGCGCTCACCGACGCGCTGCTCGGCGCGGCCGGGATGGGCGACATCGGACGGCTGTTCCCGGACACCGACCAGAAGCTCGCGGGAGCCGACAGCCGGGTGCTGCTGCGCGAAGCCTGGGCGCGCGTGCGCGGGCAGGGCTGGAAGGTGGTCAACATCGACGCGACGGTCATCTGCAAGGCGCCCAGGATATTGCCGCATGCCCCGGCGATGGCGGCGAACATCGCGGCCGACCTCGGCATGGACGCCGGCGCGGTCAACATCAAGGGCAAGACCACCGAGAAGCTCGGCTTCACCGGCCGCGGCGAAGGCATCGCCGCCCAGGTCGTGGCGCTGCTGGCGCGCGCATGA
- the ppx gene encoding exopolyphosphatase, whose protein sequence is MMHDLIAAIDLGSNSFRLQVGRIVNDQIYPLDGLKEPVRLAAGLSPEKWLDMAAQHRGVTALQRFHERLHDFKPDGVRAVATNTLRVAKNAPEFLIRAEAALGFPIEVIAGREEARLIYVGVAHTLANPHRQQLVVDIGGGSTEFIIGKSFEPLQLESLYMGCVGYSLRHFPDGRIDKRGMKDAELAARRELQTIGQVYRETGWEEAVGSSGSAKAIAEVLEQNGLSRRGITRDGLERLRAMLLQAGHIDNLNLAGLKGDRLPVFLGGFAIMSAVFKEFDLEHMVFSEGALRLGVLYDLLGRYHHHDLRDATVRAFMGRYGVDMRQAGQVADTACYLLTQLAPETAVPDDDDLRFLRWAALLHEIGISVAHSSYHKHSAYILANADMPGFSRMDQGRLARLVLAHRGKLERVAEIDPGSSDWPLIACLRLAVVVHRARDARGLPPITMAREGRGFSVNTSAGWLQKLPLTAAALEEEQRQWMSLGRSLYVRAATARSAA, encoded by the coding sequence ATGATGCATGATCTGATTGCCGCCATCGATCTGGGTTCCAACAGCTTCCGGCTCCAGGTCGGCCGTATCGTGAATGACCAGATCTACCCGCTGGATGGCCTGAAGGAACCGGTGCGCCTGGCGGCCGGGCTGTCCCCCGAGAAATGGCTGGACATGGCCGCCCAGCATCGCGGCGTGACCGCCCTGCAGCGCTTCCACGAGCGGCTGCACGACTTCAAGCCCGACGGCGTGCGCGCGGTGGCCACCAACACCCTGCGCGTGGCGAAGAATGCGCCCGAGTTCCTGATCCGAGCGGAAGCGGCGCTCGGCTTCCCGATCGAGGTGATCGCCGGCCGGGAGGAAGCCCGCCTGATCTACGTCGGCGTGGCCCATACCCTGGCCAACCCGCACCGCCAGCAACTGGTGGTGGACATCGGCGGCGGCTCGACCGAGTTCATCATCGGCAAGAGCTTCGAGCCTCTGCAACTCGAATCGCTCTACATGGGCTGCGTCGGCTACAGCCTGCGCCACTTTCCCGATGGGCGCATCGACAAGCGCGGCATGAAGGACGCCGAACTCGCCGCGCGGCGCGAGCTGCAGACGATCGGGCAGGTCTACCGCGAGACCGGCTGGGAAGAGGCGGTGGGTTCGAGCGGTTCGGCCAAGGCGATCGCAGAAGTGCTCGAGCAGAACGGCCTGTCGCGGCGCGGCATCACCCGCGACGGCCTGGAGCGGCTGAGAGCCATGCTGCTGCAGGCCGGCCACATCGATAACCTGAACCTCGCGGGGCTGAAGGGCGACCGCCTGCCGGTATTCCTGGGCGGCTTCGCGATCATGAGCGCGGTGTTCAAGGAGTTCGACCTGGAGCACATGGTGTTCTCGGAAGGGGCGCTGCGCCTCGGCGTGCTGTACGACCTGCTGGGGCGCTACCACCATCACGACCTGCGCGACGCGACGGTGCGGGCCTTCATGGGGCGCTACGGCGTCGACATGCGCCAGGCCGGACAGGTGGCCGACACCGCCTGCTATCTGCTCACGCAACTGGCCCCCGAAACGGCGGTGCCGGACGACGACGACCTGCGTTTCCTGCGCTGGGCGGCGCTGCTGCACGAGATCGGCATTTCGGTGGCGCACTCGAGCTATCACAAGCACAGCGCCTACATTCTGGCCAACGCCGACATGCCCGGGTTCTCTCGCATGGACCAGGGACGGCTGGCGCGCCTGGTGCTGGCACATCGCGGCAAGCTGGAGCGCGTGGCGGAGATCGACCCGGGCAGTTCGGACTGGCCGCTGATCGCGTGTCTGCGGCTGGCGGTGGTCGTGCATCGGGCGCGCGACGCCCGCGGCCTGCCGCCGATCACGATGGCGCGCGAGGGCCGGGGCTTCTCGGTGAACACGAGCGCGGGCTGGCTGCAGAAGCTGCCGCTCACCGCGGCGGCTCTCGAGGAGGAGCAGCGGCAGTGGATGTCGCTGGGCCGCAGCCTGTACGTGCGCGCGGCGACCGCGCGCAGCGCTGCCTGA